The window TCGTAACTAATCACTGCACTGGATTACTCGCCTTTCATGAAATAAAAACAAAATTCCAAGAAAAATCTTTTTACGGATACATTGGTGAAAGTTTTTCTATTTAAAAACTATAATGTTTTCGAACTGCTTTATTAACTTTCCAGGTACAACTTAGTCCTGCTTTAAATGTAACTAAATCTCCAGGTTTAATCTGAACCATTTCTCCATCGTCGGGAGTAACTTCTATCTCACCTTCAAGTATATAGCTAACTTCTGTAATTTCATAATACCAAGGAAATTCACTTACTTCTTTCTCCCAGA is drawn from Candidatus Margulisiibacteriota bacterium and contains these coding sequences:
- a CDS encoding cupin domain-containing protein, with protein sequence MSEMIEIKRVSLDEAKQQGILKWGIWEKEVSEFPWYYEITEVSYILEGEIEVTPDDGEMVQIKPGDLVTFKAGLSCTWKVNKAVRKHYSF